A single Euwallacea similis isolate ESF13 chromosome 1, ESF131.1, whole genome shotgun sequence DNA region contains:
- the NO66 gene encoding ribosomal oxygenase 1 has protein sequence MDRTLSAFQVYQKQNKQKRKLSVKQEPLPANVLKRKKLAKKPKKESKGLSSKIELSKKKPNKKSLPQDIENSLKIKKETSSSEDEIPTLVPITEPKHSNGVSNGNIKIKEKPKISLPEKHSVGFNPLTHSLAIFKWLINPSEVKDFFVNHWEKDVLHIKRSDPTYYSQIFSSEKLDQILRECPLHFSRNIDVVTYQNNKKEVIQEEGRALPSTLWDYYNNGCSIRVLNPHTYDHNVHSLISSLQEYFGTMVGTNVYLTPPDSQGFAPHFDDIEAFIVQLEGSKYWKLYKPKDEDVLARDSSKNFSPDELGTPFMEVELKAGDLLYFPRGTIHEGRTKDEHSLHITISVYQHTAYADLLEQAIPAALKKAATENVEFRKGLPLNYLKHIGLVNKNDKSARRKIILDKIKTLVTSLVDYLDVDTAADNLGRKFMHDAMPPLYSKEEAQFTCKYDGDFMKNGRVFNRVEISPDVRLRLLRYYALRVVQESSTTSKIYFCTDNAKTYHGEEEQWLEIDNSLIPGIEALQKSYPKFVEVESLPIEDEIEKLGLVSSLWEHGLVVTEGPLPGFASEDESEHEEIEDESD, from the exons AAAGAAGCCTAACAAGAAGTCATTGCCCCAAGACATTGAGAATTCTCTAAAAATCAAGAAAGAGACCTCTAGCTCTGAGGATGAAATTCCCACTTTGGTGCCAATTACTGAACCAAAGCACAGCAATGGTGTTTCTAATGGCAACATTAAGATCAaggaaaaacctaaaatatcCCTACCAGAAAAACACTCTGTTGGATTCAATCCTCTCACCCACAGTCTAGCAATCTTCAAATGGCTCATTAACCCATCAGaagtaaaagattttttcgtGAACCACTGGGAAAAAGACgtgttacatattaaaaggTCCGACCCTACTTATTACAGTCAAATTTTCAGCTCTGAAAAACTAGACCAAATCTTGCGGGAATGTCCTCTGCATTTCTCCCGTAATATCGATGTAGTCACCtatcaaaacaacaaaaagGAGGTCATACAAGAAGAAG GAAGGGCTTTGCCTTCAACATTGTGGGACTATTACAACAATGGCTGTAGCATTCGGGTTTTGAACCCTCACACTTATGATCATAATGTGCACTCATTGATTTCAAGTTTGCAAGAGTATTTTGGCACCATGGTAGGTACTAATGTATATCTCACTCCTCCCGATAGTCAGGGGTTTGCCCCTCATTTTGATGATATAGAAGCCTTTATAGTGCAGCTAGAGGGGAgtaaatattggaaattataTAAGCCAAA GGATGAAGATGTTCTTGCAAGAGATTCAAGCAAAAACTTTAGTCCTGACGAATTGGGGACTCCATTTATGGAAGTTGAGTTGAAAGCAGGGGATTTGTTATATTTCCCAAGGGGTACAATACATGAAG GTAGAACTAAAGATGAACATTCCCTGCACATTACTATCTCTGTGTACCAACATACTGCTTATGCTGACTTGTTAGAACAAGCCATACCAGCTGCTTTAAAGAAAGCTGCCACTGAAAATGTTGAATTCAG AAAGGGTTTGCCCTTAAACTACCTTAAACACATAGGACTAGTGAACAAAAACGATAAATcggcaagaagaaaaattattctgGATAAAATCAAGACTTTAGTGACCAGTTTAGTTGATTATTTAGATGTTGATACAGCTGCCGATAATTTAGGCAGAAAGTTCATGCATGATGCCATGCCTCCTTTGTATTCAAAAGAGGAGGCCCAGTTTACCTGCAAGTATGATGGGGATTTCATGAAAAATGGCAGGGTTTTTAATAG AGTTGAAATAAGCCCAGATGTCCGATTGCGCCTCCTGCGTTATTACGCCTTAAGGGTTGTCCAGGAATCTTCCActacttcaaaaatatatttctgcaCTGATAATGCGAAAACGTATCACGGAGAGGAGGAGCAGTGGCTAGAAATTGATAATTCTTTGATACCAGGAATTGAGGCTCTACAAAAAAGTTATCCTAAGTTTGTTG aagtaGAGAGTTTGCCCATAGAAGACGAGATAGAAAAGCTGGGCCTAGTTTCTTCACTGTGGGAGCATGGCCTAGTAGTAACTGAAGGTCCTCTGCCGGGTTTTGCTAGTGAGGACGAAAGCGAGcatgaagaaattgaagacGAGAGTGACTAA